In Hoplias malabaricus isolate fHopMal1 chromosome 18, fHopMal1.hap1, whole genome shotgun sequence, the genomic window ctggagggggcgccagtcctttacgggggcgacacacactcacacattcactcaaacactcacacctacggacacatttgagtctccaatccacctaccaacatgtgtttttggagcatgggagtaaaccggagcacctggaggaaacccacgcagacacagggagaacacaccacactcctcacagacagtcacccggaggaaacccacacagacacagagagaacacaccacactcctcacagatagtcacccggaggaaacccacacagacacagagagaacacaccacactcctcacagacagtcacccggaggaaacccatgcagacacagggagaacacaccacactcctgacagacagtcacccggaagaaacccacgcagacacagggaaaacacaccacactcctcacagatagtcacccggaggaaacccatgcagacacagggagaacacaccacactcctcacagacagtcacccggaggaaaccccacgcagacacagagagaacacaccacactcctcacagacagtcacccggaggaaacccacacagacacagggagaacacaccacactcctcacagacagtcacccacaggaaacccacacagacacagggagaacacaccacactcctcacagacagtcacccggaggaaacccacgcagacacagagagaacacaccacactcctcacagacagtcacccggagcgagaatcgaacccacaacctccaggaccctggagctgtgacagaggccTTTTACTGAAATGACAGTCTATTCATCATGGAGCACTTTACAGTTAGTAgaggaacatagctgtgaggatttgatggtaatAAGCCACATGAGTACTGGTGAGGTCCCATGCTGTGAGAGATTGACACACCTCTAACCTACACTTGGCCTTGGACAtgttgaccttaggctcatgtgcagctactccagaggGTCTCATTTCATTTGAAAGAGCTTAGATTAGTTTAGACGAtgtgttgtgacatcacaaccctGACTGGCCGGTGGTCTAACACACGCACCACGATCACTGCTCATTAGACGGCACATGTCTGTTGACTGAAGGCTTTTCTCTGAGTTGTGTTATTGCTCTCTGATTGACAGGTCTGCCCCAGCCCCCGCCGGTGCCGCCCCAGAGGGAGGGAACCAGCCTCCGAACCTCACCAGTAACCGCCGTCTCCAGCAGACCCAGGCTCAGGTGGACGAGGTGAGAGACGCGTTCACAGACAAACTCCAGTGTTGTCCTCATGCTGTGAAGGTGTGTGATGTTTACGAACGTCCCTCTTGTCCGTGTCCAGGTGGTGGACATCATGCGTGTGAACGTAGACAAGGTCCTGGAGCGAGATCAGAAACTGTCGGAGCTGGACGACCGAGCCGATGCGCTGCAGGCCGGAGCCTCACAGTTCGAGACCAGCGCCGCCAAACTGAAGAATAAATACTGGTGGAAGAACGCCaaggtggacacacacacacacacacacacacactctctctctctctctctctctctctctctttctctctctctctctctctctctcactctgctgcTGTATTTGCAGCTATATCTATCTATTAAgatattaatgattaattacaaaatatttcattactgCATAACTAATGtgactctcactctctttctctctctctctctctctccctctctccctctctttttgtctctctctcactctctctttctctttgtctctctctctctctctctctctctctcccactctctccctctcattctctctctctctctctctctctctctctctctctctctctctctttctgcctctctttttctttctctctctctccctctctttttctttctctctctctctgtctctcactctctccctcttttttgtctctctcactctctctctccctgtctctctccctctctctctttgtctctctctcactctctctttctctttgtctctctctctctctgtctctctcactctctctttctctttgtctctctctcactctctctttctctttgtctctctctctgtctctctcactctttctttctctttgtctctctctctcactctctccctctttttgtctctctctaactctctttctttctctctctctctctctctctctgtctctctcactcttttttgtctctctctctctttctgtctctctctctctctcactcactctctctctctcactctctccctctttctctgtctctctctcactcttttttgtctctctctctctctctgcagatgaTGATTATTCTGGGGGTGATATGTGTGATTGTGCTCATTGTCATCATTGGTGAGTGAGGGCTGTGTGGCAGATGGCAGATGGATGTAtgttcagttctgaaaaccccTGTCAGACTGGGGACGTTCACACAACTACTTTTCAAACACGAGGCGAACCGCTTCACGCTCTAAAGGAGAACATACTTCATCCTGATTGGTCGGCGCTGGGTGACAGTTTTCTAGAAGCAGAACTTTTCTTGTCTTTATTCGTGGAGAAACTCTCTCTTTAAAAGGATCTTGAAGCAAAATATTTCTAAAGTAACCTTTATTCCATTAAAGATCCCCTTGAAGTTCCCAGTTTAATTCCGTAACAACAGCCGTATTTTATGGTCGATATATTGTCCCAGGAATAATTACGATTAATTatgttattgtcattttaagacacTTTTATGGCACTgaaggtagtgtctctgtctgaTAATTGacgaatggatgaatgaatggatgaatcctaaacaaataaaataaaatcaaaacctGTAACCCATCCACGTAATGGCCCCAGAACAGAGAAGGACTAGACAGGACTGTCCTAGTGGAAGCTTAATTTTTAGAGCGTAGACAACTACGTACAGAATCGCACTTCGTAGAGTTTGAAAAGGCGTCGTGTGAGCGCCCCCTGGCAGAAGACCCCTGAACATCACACACAGTAGAAAGCGAAAGCTGTAAAAGTGAAAAGCATCTGCTCTTTTAACGTTTTGAAGCTGTCACACTGCTCTGAAATGCTTTgtttttaactctctctctctctctctctctctctctctctctctctctcttccagtcTACTTCAGCTCCTAAAGGCCGGCGCTCCTGCCCCAGTCTGTGCTCATGAACACCCCATTAACAAACAGCCCAGTTATCGACCCCCTGAAAAAAGAGTGTAAATCTGTCCCCTCGATGAACCCCACCCCATAAACACCCCCCCACTCCCATAAACCTGCCCACCCCCCTTCACTCCAACGCCACACCCCTTACAGCAGGACCCCAGTCTCTCCGTCAGTCCCCACGTCCATCCGTCTGTCCGtccagtgagtgtgtggtggtgtCTCCTCTGTAAATATGTCCCGGCTTTTTCTGGAGAACAACGACGACGTCCTTCACAAACTGTAAACGGCAGAAGTAAATGGTCACCGTGGCAACTGTTGGGTGTATTTATGATCTACGGTCACACACCCCAATCGTCCTTTgtagacttttattctgtaaacagtttttgtagtgtgtgtgtgtgaatgtgtgcatttgtaatttattttaaaggtgtttttaattattattctttttttatttatttacttttgtaCTACTTCTACTCTTACTTCTTCTCCTCCACTTTCCGCTTCGAATTCGACAAACCGACTGCCTAATgacctgtgtgtgcatgtgtgtgtgtgtgtgagatatttGCACGTATCCCCCTCATTCCTTCCTTCATCCGTTCATCTTCCTCAGCTTACGgtgtgttgctggagttttgccgtagtgtgtttttatttatttatttatttatttatttttcacacacTCCCTAAACCGAAGTACGAAAGCGAATATATTCGGAGAGTGGCCCATGTCCCGTCCTCTCGGCATGCCATCGTCCTTCATCCACCTTTCTATCTCTAGCTTTCTTTCCGTCTCCTGAGGAAATATAAACTGGTAgccttttatttttgtaaactgCCACACGCCGATTTGGACCAATGTCTGTAGATGTCTTTCTTTTGGTTCCGAAGTCTCTTTAGTGTCTTATCTCTTGAACATTCCTTTATAGCAGTGTAGGATTACGCTGTCTATAAACTGCATGCGAACATACAGGGGACTTAGATCGCCAACAAAGTCGGTTTTAATCCTTCATCAAATTGTAAACTAAGCGCCGGGCGAAATGCATTCCGCTTTAAACTCGAATTAGGGTCCAAAAGTCGTCCAAAGTCGACCCTCGGAAACGAGCAAGGAACAGAGAACCGAGTCTGGCACAAGAACCTGGTTTTTGATGGCGCTTTTTAACTGGACAGAGGCAACTTTCTCACAGCAGGTTTGTTACACAGTATAACCGCTCTAAACATCGCCAGCAGAATCAGTCGACCGTCCGAAGCACAGGGGTTGTACAGAGTGGCGAAcgctgtgtgtctgtctctagTGCTTCATCTCATAGAGATTATGGGCTTTTTGGTTTTTtggggttttatttttaaatagtagattatatttgtattaagagaatatattttctgtgtaggtgtgtgtgtgtgtgtgggtgagggtGAGGCAGGCAGAAAGGGGACCAGGTCATTCAGGACTTCATTtactgcagctgtgtgtgtgtgtgtgtgtgtgttggttttagCTCTGTGGTTTAATACACTGCCAAGCCCCTGGGGGaaggtttttgtttatttactcctcttcttttattttttctctctttattttcgCATTGCTCTTACCAGTTTGCTCATATGCACAGTCCCAACCCcccaacacaaacatacacacacacacacacacacacacacacacaccacaccccagTTACAATTACCCATCATCCTCCAGTGCTCCAGACGCATAGGACGCAATCTGTCAGTGTGAAATGAGCCTGTGTTGAAGTGTGAAGCCACACGTGATCTCTCGCATGTTAGCTTTATCTCTCTCACCCGCTTtcgctttctctttctttttttctttcttccttctctTCATCTGTTCtccatctgtttttcttttgctctttcacccattctctctctctctcttttctttcccctCTTTCTTCCCTCCCCCTATCTCTTtactccccctccccctcccccttcttGTTTGTACAGTTGCCTCATGTACATTAGCTTCATCCGAGCAGATTTAGCCGGCTTTGGACAGCGACGGCTGTGGATCAGCTGATTGATTTTGACGTTGGGCGGGGCTGTCTAGCCGTGGGGGCGGGAATAGAAGCTCTGAGGGCGTGGCTTTGACATGTAAACAGCCTGCTTCTGTGCTTCTCTATGGCCATGAATCTGAAGCAGGTTCGTTCTCAGGTATTTCTGCAGAAGGGGGAAAGTTTGAAGAGACATTACCACCGCTTCCATCATCATCCTGTTCTCACCCGGTTCCTTTATTTACTCCTGTCTTAAGAGCGGAAATGGCCTTAGAACTTTGTTTTCCCGTTGGAAActaatcacccccccccccttaccCCCCTTGCCCCAGACGAAAAGAGCAGAACCGATGTAGGGAGACGACCAAAGACCGTATTGTTCTTGCTTATGCTGCCAACTGCCATCAAAAACAGGTTTCCCACCCTCTCTGGTTTGAAACTGTAATAACACGAGCTTAACTTAAAAACCCTGATCTGCTGGCGCTTTCAGGTCTAGACTTCTTTTACTCGAAGTAGAACTGAAGTTGTGATTTAATTCGGCTCTAAAGCGAGACGCGGGTTTACCCTGGGTTTATAACCGACGACGAGAGCACAACTCCTTTCTTGTTTTGTCTTATTTCTGTGATGCTGCGTATGAAACATGGAAAAACATTTATCTGTAGTtgttctgatatatatataaatatataaatatacaaacaaaaaccacaaaaaaCTACAAACAGGATGTGTATTGTTTGGTGTTGTACTGTGGGGAGTATCCGGGGGACGGGGGTccagttttgtttttccagGTAAATGCCCAAATTTAGTGATCGGTAAAAGTTTGTTGTAAAAATGCAATGAAAAGGGGTGGAATTGATCTCAACGCTTAACTTTTGGGGTAGGACTCAAAACATGTAAACACGTAAACAAAGGCTTGTCCGAGGACTACCGCGCGGCGAGGACAAATTAAACTTGATGTCTGTTAAAACCTTTCGGTTAAAGTGCGTGTACGAAGCCATCTCTGTCTTGGTATTTACTGAGTTATCGAGGCCAGTTTCCGCTCTGTTGAAGTCAGATCGCCCTCTTCACTGGAGGGAAcaaaagggggcgctatatcTTCAGCAGAGCGGCTGCGAATTTGTAACGATTTGTCCATACGCACATAGCATGttgattttactctggcttttatTTTCTGGCAGGAATAGACTGAGGCCAATAGATGGCGCACTTCAGGGCACAGTTGGAACGCCAGcttctacattttctttttaaaaagaggacttttattttgtttttttgtaaggCGAGAGTGAGACAAATGTAATAACGGAAACTGAAGCCTGCCTTATGAAAAGGTCAGTCTGTCAGAGCGTTTCCAAAAATATgtacagaataataataaaaaaagaacgtGAGACAAACCTAATTCACGTAGATAGATGTTGTCGTTTACGAATGGAAAATCCGCCTCAGATGGAAAAGCCTGGCTTTCTGAATAGCAATTAAACGGGGCGGGGCTGGAGCAGGTACGGAAGGAAAGAGGCTGGTTTAAGAGTTCTAGAGTTTAGTGCTGGTCAGTTAGGGTCAGTACACTGTAATGGGTGACATTTTCTATTTAATTTCCTTATTTATTTCACGAAGGCTCAGACAGAGAGGCTTAGATCAGCATTGCCTCTGCTCGTCCGGTCACTTCTGGAGGGACCAGGCCGGAGGAAGACGGGCAATGTCCTCTTCAcactcatttattttattttcttcgactttatttaattttatgggTGTTTTGTTgtctttgaaataaaaaaaaataaaaaaaacggaCGAGGCACCATTTGAGATCCAGACTTTCACTGCAACAACTGTAGAGTAAAGAAAATCTGTCAATATCTATTAATTATACGGATGAACATCTTGGgaaagtatatatataaatatacatatatatatattgggggAAAAAGTGACAATTATGACCTGTGTTTATTGTTCCGAGTTAGAaattacaatgtgtgtgtgtttgaaaaaacaatgacaacattaaacataaatgaaatatacgataaaaatgaaattgtttgttgtttattttcagaaacaccTGCTTCTTACACTAAAATATTTAACCTTTGATATAGtatagtgttctccctgtgtctgtgtgggtttcctccgggtgactgtctgtgaggagtgtggtgtgttctccctgtgtctgtgtgggtttcctccgggtgactgtctgtgaggagtgtggtgtgttctctctgtgtc contains:
- the vamp2 gene encoding vesicle-associated membrane protein 2, with the translated sequence MSAPAPAGAAPEGGNQPPNLTSNRRLQQTQAQVDEVVDIMRVNVDKVLERDQKLSELDDRADALQAGASQFETSAAKLKNKYWWKNAKMMIILGVICVIVLIVIIVYFSS